DNA sequence from the Dreissena polymorpha isolate Duluth1 chromosome 3, UMN_Dpol_1.0, whole genome shotgun sequence genome:
gatttcaacggtgggtttaaataagttagcagtgcaaaaaagttcaatggtaatgacccattttgtttgggttagtttgaaagcatttgctttgatagtgcgaagcatgttgtcgactgtgtgcgtattcttacccggaaagttaaatgtgattgccgggtttatgtaaaatggggtttttatgggcaatttccgagacccccgaaaaggtctattttaccccagatataaatttaaagagcattttctgcattgttttgtgctttattttcaagctgttgacgggccgcaatgaatatggtctgaatatattttcaggttgtgactgaaggccttgttttgagggtgttttgcagaccagtgcttgtcggcctggggattttccagaaaaactgtagactgcccccttaagGTAAAAAATGCCAAATTTCACATCCAAGGCAGCATAGTCAAATgtgacattttttgataaaatataatcatcAACACCTGAAAACAGTTTTCCCATTCAATTCTGACCAATTTGAGCAGAGATATTAACATTTCAGTAGGGGGAGGTAAGCCTGATTTTTGAATAAAACCCTACTTTGCATGACAGTTTAACCACTATACTTATCGTAGgtgatttaaatttacatttcagAGAGTGAATCTTCTAAATAGGCATAATAGAATGTGATGCTACAAAATTAAGAGTATTTACTTCACTTTTCTTCAGATTCATCTGTGCTTAAGACCCTGTGACTCATGGCCGCTGCTTTTTTTCGAGTTTTCCCCCGGATCAGCTTGTAGTGAAACTGGAAGCTGTTCTGGGTGAAAAGAGTGAGTTGGTTGGTCTGTGTTGCCTGTGGGACTGGTGAAACAGATAGGTACGGCTATGGTGTGCACCGTGTTGTTGTATCGGGCAAGCGCATCAAGCTAAAAGTCCACCGTCTCAAGTACTATTTGTGTGATCCCGGACACAGTGCACTGCAGCGCAATTTCCATATCTCACACCTCTGccacaataagctttgcattaataTAGAGCATTTATCGTATGAGCCAGTAACTGTTAATAATTCCCGCAAGTGTGCCTTACAAATGGTCAATGCTCGGGTCACAGGGGCTTCAGGGAATGCTGTCTGTGGTCTGCGGTAAATATACaagttaggttattgttatgttgCCGTTCGCAGTTTGCATGTACTGTACATCACAAGGTTTTCTGCTTTACACTTTAAGTCCATAGCTATGGTCAGCAGCACTTGTAGATGGCATACTTTCAGAGGCATATAGACCGTCCCGGTACAGGGCTCTGTTTGCGTGCCGCTTTCTAAGGTAGAATCTGACTATTTTGTACCGCACTGAGGCCTTCCTGCGGCTGTCATATTCCCGTCTGCGATCCTTGGCCTTCAGTTGGTTGTATATCATGCTAtgtaaactgatttttttccctGTCACCTTTTCTGCCACCTTCATTGATGATTTGCTGGGCCCCATAGACCTTGTATGAACTGCAGAATGACACAGAGCTGCAAAGTTTCTAGCATAGAATGAAGTTTTGGGGGCATAATGAAACACAGATGCATTTAAGCTCTCACAAGCATTTGTGTTAAAGAGCTTTGCCACTTCTTTCAACCCGtggcatcaaatgttttattaatgtttcctaAAATAATTTTCTGTCACTCTCCTGGAGTGCTAGTGGCTCTCCATAGGGCAAATGTTTGTACGAGCTGGTCACTCGATAGGTGCACACTCGTGAGCGTTCCTTGCACATCTTGTGATCTCCGGAGaagcaatgcatgatgttttctaTAGCAAATTTGGCCGATCGAAGAAAAAGCTCATCACTGCAGCTCTGTTTTCGCAGTCTTTCCAGTTCAATGCGCACTCGGCAGCGGAGGCAGCTGGCCAGCTTACGCATGTATTCGTCTTTGTTGTACTTTTTTGGAATGGATTTGATGTCTGACTTTGCGGCACGCACATGTCTTTCGAGAGCTCTCAGCTTGTGAACAAAGCACTTGTAGTGGGTGGCCGTCTGCTTTTTTAGtgatttgtttgctttttaagcTCATAGTAATCCCGTATAGCCTTTGCCGATTGCGTACCAGAGTCGGTGGTTATTGACCTTACTGCCAAAGGACCATCTTTCACTTTATCCAATGACCTGTGAAGTAATACTCGCTCACTGCTTGCAATCGAGGCCTCAGCTGCAAAGGTTTTTGAGCAGTTATCATGCCTGCAGTACTTTTTCTGCAATGCTTGTTGGCCATGGCTATGGCAAGTGGGAGTTTTTGACCTGTATTGTGTTCTACCAGGGCCCCAAGCTTGTGTAGACTTTTCGCATCCCCCCTGGGGTCGACATGTGTAGGCGACGTCAAATTGGATGTCAACTTCAGGTTCGAGCCggcttttttcatgacatttgcgaCATAGTCCTGATTTAGTCCAATTGTTTGTCGCTCAGTTCTGTTTGTGCTTGTCCCAAGtcttaaactttttttgaaatgtttgctTGCATGCGCCTTAATATTAAGCCATGTTTAAACAGTAGCTCATCATCCATTCCTTTAGATTTTAGCCACTGGCATTGCTACTAAATAGTCAAAAATCCTGCAGGGGGGCCTCTTGCGGTCTGGATGTGTCCGACATTGGCAATGTTTGCGAATTAAATCCACAGTAACTACATTTTACAGATGTAGACACCAGACCAGCACGTgtaactttcattttcatgtttggtttcttACCACCACTTGCATGTACATCTTTAATAAGTGCCAGCATTTTCTCATTATTCACAATGAATTTTCATTGCGGTCACACTCACAATCTGTTTTTTCTTCCTTTCAGGTTTAGGTCTGAGAGTGTATGCCAGAGTGTCTGCCTGTGCTAACCCTGCTGTGGTTCTGACGAATTGACTGTCCCTGGCTTCCTTGTCTGTCAGCCGTACCAGTCGTTTAGAAGCTTTCGGCGCCTCGGAACTTGCACTGGAAACTCCAGGTTGGTGTATTTCAGTGGATGTAGTCCATTTTGGCTTGTGTCCCAGCTTAAACGGGTGGCTTTCTTGCCTCTACTCCTGCGTGTGCTAATATTCCCCGCGCTTTTTCTGTAATTAAAAGGCATTTTCACACTAAGTACAAATGTATGTCCAAAGTAGAAAATAGATGTTGACTGAATAGCAACTTTCACAAAAATGATACTGGCCTATAAAGACTCCACAAATGAAGGTTTATCTGCAAAAAATCACCAGGTCATTGTTTTGGGGCTCTAATCTTGCTTCAATGCATCATATTACCATAAGACAAATATTTAGATAAAAATGTGAGTGTATTAAGACTTGGAACTCATGGTCAAATATGGCTATAGGAATTACCTCCTTGCATTGTAAGCACATCTGCTTTAGAGCTGTAGTCTCTGTTTTGTGTTGCCATAGGCTTAGATATTTATGCAAGTTAATACCAAGTTGACTTAAACAACTATTTATACAACATTTAGTGCCtttcaaaccatttaaaaccCTATATGTGCATCAACTTGATGAAAAGTGAGTAAAACACACTGATTTTATCGAAAAAACatcaaaaattcattttattttttacactGGACCAGTGTTGTGAACAATTTTTACTCAGGATCAAAGATGAAAATCATTAGGAGTCATTTGTGGCAATCTGATATACTACATTTCATATCTGTGCAAACTGAGTGATTTTTAGACTTGGgtagaaaaacaaaaaatgaccAAAAGTTGCGTGAAAATGCCGCCTCTGATATGCTCACTAAAATAGTATGCAAGTACATTGTAGTTATTTCACAAAGAAAACCACCCAGTTGTCATTCAGAATTGACTGaaagtatacaaataattcaaatttagatgggttttttaaaactttttgactgctatcttaaggaggcagtctacagttttttagCCTTATCTGCGNNNNNNNNNNNNNNNNNNNNNNNNNNNNNNNNNNNNNNNNNNNNNNNNNNNNNNNNNNNNNNNNNNNNNNNNNNNNNNNNNNNNNNNNNNNNNNNNNNNNgaggcagtctacagtttttagccttatctgcgcattggccccggtcaatttcctgaatttaaggtgtatggcctaaaagaaattgttttttgactccaggagctgaaatgtaagtataaatggtcaatattctagtaatttcacatgttttgagtaattcgaaactaaatgacctgaattttagtcaacaacaacaacatgctgagtgagaagtaaacacatgtactttctgcttgaaacagccggcatttgacagatttcaacggtgggtttaaataagttagcagtgcaaaaaagttcaatggtaatgacccattttgtttgggttagtttgaaagcatttgctttgatagtgcgaagcatgttgtcgactgtgtgcgtattcttacccggaaagttaaatgtgattgccgggtttatgtaaaaatggggtttttatgggcaatttccgagacccccgaaaaggtctattttaccccagatataaatttaaagagcattttctgcattgttttgtgctttattttcaagctgttgacgggccgcaatgaatatggtctgaatatattttcaggttgtgactgaaggccttgttttgagggtgttttgcagaccagtgcttgtcggcctggggattttccagaaaaactgtagactgcccccttaagGTAAAAAATGCCAAATTTCACATCCAAGGCAGCATAGTCAAATgtgacattttttgataaaatataatcatcAACACCTGAAAACAGTTTTCCCATTCAATTCTGACCAATTTGAGCAGAGATATTAACATTTCAGTAGGGGGAGGTAAGCCTGATTTTTGAATAAAACCCTACTTTGCATGACAGTTTAACCACTATACTTATCGTAGgtgatttaaatttacatttcagAGAGTGAAATCTTCTAAATAGGCATAATAGAATGTGATGCTACAAAATTAAGAGTATTTACTTCACTTTTCTTCAGATTCATCTGTGCTTAAGACCCTGTGACTCATGGCCGCTGCTTTTTTTTCGAGTTTTCCCCCGGATCAGCTTGTAGTGAAACTGGAAGCTGTTCTGGGTGAAAAGAGTGAGTTGGTTGGTCTGTGTTGCCTGTGGACTGGTGAAACAGATAGGTACGGCTATGGTGTGCACCGTGTTGTTGTATCGGGCAAGCGCATCAAGCTAAAAGTCCACCGTCTCAAGTACTATTTGTGTGATCCCGGACACAGTGCACTGCAGCGCAATTTCCATATCTCACACCTCTGccacaataagctttgcattaataTAGAGCATTTATCGTATGAGCCAGTAACTGTTAATAATTCCCGCAAAGTGTGCCTTACAAATGGTCAATGCTCGGGTCACAGGGGCTTCAGGGAATGCTGTCTGTGGTCTGCGGTAAATATACaagttaggttattgttatgttgCCGTTCGCAGTTTGCATGTACTGTACATCACAAGGTTTTCTGCTTTACACTTTAAGTCCATAGCTATGGTCAGCAGCACTTGTAGATGGCATACTTTCAGAGGCATATAGACCGTCCCGGTACAGGGCTCTGTTTGCGTGCCGCTTTCTAAGGTAGAATCTGACTATTTTGTACCGCACTGAGGCCTTCCTGCGGCTGTCATATTCCCGTCTGCGATCCTTGGCCTTCAGTTGGTTGTATATCATGCTAtgtaaactgatttttttccctGTCACCTTTTCTGCCACCTTCATTGATGATTTGCTGGGCCCCATAGACCTTGTATGAACTGCAGAATGACACAGAGCTGCAAAGTTTCTAGCATAGAATGAAGTTTTGGGGGCATAATGAAACACAGATGCATTTAAGCTCTCACAAGCATTTGTGTTAAAGAGCTTTGCCACTTCTTTCAACCCCGtggcatcaaatgttttattaatgtttcctaAAATAATTTTCTTGTCACTCTCCTGGAGTGCTAGTGGCTCTCCATAGGGCAAATGTTTGTACGAGCTGGTCACTCGATAGGTGCACACTCGTGAGCGTTCCTTGCACATCTTGTGATCTCCGGAGaagcaatgcatgatgttttctaTAGCAAATTTGGCCGATCGAAGAAAAAGCTCATCACTGCAGCTCTGTTTTCGCAGTCTTTCCAGTTCAATGCGCACTCGGCAGCGGAGGCAGCTGGCCAGCTTACGCATGTATTCGTCTTTGTTGTACTTTTTTGGAATGGATTTGATGTCTGACTTTGCGGCACGCACATGTCTTTCGAGAGCTCTCAGCTTGTGAACAAAGCACTTGTAGTGGGTGGCCGTCTGCTTTTTTAAGtgatttgtttgctttttaagcTCATAGTAATCCCGTATAGCCTTTGCCGATTGCGTACCAGAGTCGGTGGTTATTGACCTTACTGCCAAAGGACCATCTTTCACTTTATCCAATGACCTGTGAAGTAATACTCGCTCACTGCTTGCAATCGAGGCCTCAGCTGCAAAGGTTTTTGAGCAGTTATCATGCCTGCAGTACCTTTTTCTGCAATGCTTGTTGGCCATGGCTATGGCAAGTGGGAGTTTTTGACCTGTATTGTGTTCTACCAGGGCCCCAAAGCTTTGTGTAGACTTTTCGCATCCCCCCTGGGGTCGACATGTGTAGGCGACGTCAAATTGGATGTCAACTTCAGGTTCGAAGCCggcttttttcatgacatttgcgaCATAGTCCTGATTTAGTTCCAATTGTTTGTCGCTCAGTTCTGTTTGTGCTTGTCCCAAGtcattaaactttttttgaaatgtttgctTGCATGGCGCCTTAATATTAAGCCATGTTAATACAGTAGCTACATCATCCATTCCAATTTTAGATTTTAGCACTGGCATTGCTACTAAATAGTTCAAAAATCCTGCAGGGGGGCCTCTTGCGGTCTGGATTGTGTCCGACATTGGCAATGTTTGCGAATTAAATCCACAGTAACTACATTTTACACAGATGTAGACACACAGACCAGCACGTgtaactttcattttcatgtttggtttcttACAACCACTTGCATGTACATCTTTAATAAGTGCCAGCATTTTCTCATTATTCACAATGAAATTTTCATTGCGGTCACACTCACAATCTGTTTTTTCTTCCTTTTCAGGTTTAGGTCTGAGAGTGTATGCCAGAGTGTCTGCCTGTGCTAACCCTGCTGTGGTTCTGACGAATTGACTGTCCCTGGCTTCCTTGTCTGTCAGCCGTACCAGTCGTTTAGAAGCTTTCGGCGCCTCGGAACTTGCACTGGAAACTCCAGGTTGGTGTATTTCAGTGGATGTAGTCCATTTTGGCTTGTGTCCCAGCTTAAACTGGGTGGCTTTCTTGCCTCTACTCCTGCGTGTGCTAATATTCCCCGCGCTTTTTCTGTAATTAAAAGGCATTTTCACACTAAGTACAAATGTATGTCCAAAGTAGAAAAATAGATGTTGACTGAATAGCAACTTTCACAAAAATGATACCCTGGCCTATAAAGACTCCCACAAATGAAGGTTTTATCTGCAAAATATCACCAGGTCATTGTTTTGGGGCTCTAATCTTGCTTCAATGGCATCATATTACCATAAGACAAATATTTAGACTAAAAAATGTGAGTGTATTAAGACTTGGAACTTCATGGTCAAATATGGCTATaggaattacctcccttgcatTGTAAGCACATCTGCTTTAGAGCTGTAGTCTCTGTTTCTGTGTGCCATAGGCTTAGATATTTATGCAAGTAATACCAAGTTGACTTAAATCAACTATTTATACAACATTTAGTGcctttcaaaccatttaaacccCTATATGTGCATCAACTTTGATGAAAAGTGAGTAAAACACACTGATTTTAtcgaaaaaatcatcaaaattcattttattttttaacttggaCCAGTGTTGTGAACAATTTTTTACTCAGGATCAAAGATGAAACTCATTAGGAGTCATTTGTGGCAATATGATTATACCTACATTTCATATCTGTGCAAACTGAGTGATTTTTAGACTTGGGTAGAAAAccaaaaaaatgaccaaaaagttgcgtgaaaatgccgcctctgatatgctcactaaaaatagtatgcaattgtacattgtagttatttcacaaagaaaaccacccagtttcatccagaattgactgaagtatacaaataattcaaatttagatgggtttaaaacttttgactgctatcttaaggaggcagtctacagttttttagccttatctgcgcattggccccggtcaatttcctgaatttaaggtgtatggcctaaaagaaattgttttttgactccaggagctgaaatgtaagtataaatggtcaatattctagtaatttcacatgttttgagtaattcgaaactaaatgacctgaattttagtcaacaacaacaacatgctgagtgagaagtaaacacatgtactttctgcttgaaacagccggcatttgacagatttcaacggtgggtttaaataagttagcagtgcaaaaaagttcaatggtaatgacccattttgtttgggttagtttgaaagcatttgctttgatagtgcgaagcatgttgtcgactgtgtgcgtattcttacccggaaagttaaatgtgattgccgggtttatgtaaaaatggggtttttatgggcaatttccgagacccccgaaaaggtctattttaccccagatataaatttaaagagcattttctgcattgttttgtgctttattttcaagctgttgacgggccgcaatgaatatggtctgaatatattttcaggttgtgactgaaggccttgttttgagggtgttttgcagaccagtgcttgtcggcctggggattttccagaaaaactgtagactgcccccgaagtaaacaaaataaagtatgtcaactaaatttatatcacataatgttataaaatacctttcatttaataaatatatttgtcatattactttttatgtaaatatgcgtttgaaatatttgactttaaaatatattcagtcCTGTATGATCATACAAATAGGCGCGCGACAAAGCTGCATTGACTCAATTTCGAAATTATCAAGGTAGAACTATTCTGTCCtggacttttttatttatttttgttcggaaacaattttatttctttattcacAAGATCAGACCATTTTTAGAGtgctttttttctgaaattgctatctgtcatcaaatgtcacatgttttcgcgactgttcaatgtttgtttaatttcatgAATGAATAGCTAGTCAGCTATAAGTTGTTTCATAAAATTCTTTCTAATAAATTTTGGTGAAACTGAGAACACTCCGTGTATTATATTAGCAATGTCAAAATCAAGGGATAAAACATACTGGCACTCGTACAGacaggtaaaaaaaaatgtttcacttAAATCATGTTTACAATGCTAAGGGAATCATGTTCCAGTACACCCAATGCAACAGGCCATTTGGCAGCTATTTCTTAGGTAATTACTTATTGTTCTTTTAGTATACAACATAAATTAATGAACTGAGAACTGTGTACAGATGCTTTGTGTTTCTTTTCAGGTGAGCCATTTGTCTGTATTGGGTGGCCGAAACCGCGCTGATGTGTGCCGGCGCATTCTGAAGCATTGCATGTCAAATGAGGTGGCCAACCAGTACAGCTGGCATGGGAGGAAGAAAAAGGCAGTATTTGGAAAACTTTCTATTGGCTGATGCTGTGCAGAGTAAGTTGTCATAGTATGTGTAAAAAGATAAGGTCACAGTTAGAACTAAttcatagtgccagttacgcggtcttggtagttttcagactatacctaaggggtcaatataaaaaaacgggtctgtatacaaccacgcgttctaggcacctttaattactatgaggggggtgtaggggaggtaatgcaatcaaatgtcgcaataaggtcttatatcgaaaaccacaatcacgtctgaaattgaaatttcatGAACCTAGCAATTAatgtcgctatatatttccttgtatgagacgtaaaataaatgacgtatttatatataatactatataaggTACCCCTATacaccttaattcgtgttaatatcgggtaaaaaagggtatggagatacatgtatttaaagtgggaaccccatgacctatttcttaatcagagaccccgtaactggccatatgtgtgaatatatatatacatacagaaTTACATCCGGCTGTTTTCCTTTTTCAAAAGTAGTCTtcatattgtaatttaaaaagggTTAAGAAATAATATTGGTTTATAAACTGCCCAGTATCGTTAATTCTTGCAACACTGTTtgaacatataatggatatagaataatatgaGCCTACATGTCATTACCATTTTCAGAAGCTGTCATGCGGTCCTTGAAATGCACAGCTGCAGAAGTTGAACATGAGTGCAGGGAATGGTTTAGAACAGCCTCTGACCGTGACGGTGGAAGAAAAAAGAGGACAGCCAAAATAAGTGATGAACAGTCCCAATGAATTTTAACTCGTGtgtgttttaacttttaatttagtCTCCTGCTGCAATTTGTTATGATGTAAAGGTCTCTTTGAActtgaaattaatgattttacacaacttttcttttaatatgtaTACTGATGGAAGCagtgtatatttttgttgttttttttttgcctttaTTACCTAAATAGCTGTAACTCTGTGTGTTACTTAGGTAAACGTAACTTTTCAATATATTCTTGTtctaattgttttcatttgtcatttttgaagaaaacaagtttcatgtagtttgtattaatattgaagacaattttcttgtaatattttttattcaaaactttCTAGAAATGCCCATAATTTATGTCTAAGTTCAGGGGACATACAAGGTGTTTATTTCTGAAAATAC
Encoded proteins:
- the LOC127870799 gene encoding uncharacterized protein LOC127870799 codes for the protein MPFNYRKSAGNISTRRSRGKKATQFKLGHKPKWTTSTEIHQPGVSSASSEAPKASKRLVRLTDKEARDSQFVRTTAGLAQADTLAYTLRPKPEKEEKTDCECDRNENFIVNNEKMLALIKDVHASGCKKPNMKMKVTRAGLCVYICVKCSYCGFNSQTLPMSDTIQTARGPPAGFLNYLVAMPVLKSKIGMDDVATVLTWLNIKAPCKQTFQKKFNDLGQAQTELSDKQLELNQDYVANVMKKAGFEPEVDIQFDVAYTCRPQGGCEKSTQSFGALVEHNTGQKLPLAIAMANKHCRKRYCRHDNCSKTFAAEASIASSERVLLHRSLDKVKDGPLAVRSITTDSGTQSAKAIRDYYELKKQTNHLKKQTATHYKCFVHKLRALERHVRAAKSDIKSIPKKYNKDEYMRKLASCLRCRVRIELERLRKQSCSDELFLRSAKFAIENIMHCFSGDHKMCKERSRVCTYRVTSSYKHLPYGEPLALQESDKKIILGNINKTFDATGLKEVAKLFNTNACESLNASVFHYAPKTSFYARNFAALCHSAVHTRSMGPSKSSMKVAEKVTGKKISLHSMIYNQLKAKDRRREYDSRRKASVRYKIVRFYLRKRHANRALYRDGLYASESMPSTSAADHSYGLKV